One Nicotiana tomentosiformis chromosome 4, ASM39032v3, whole genome shotgun sequence genomic window carries:
- the LOC104097184 gene encoding vesicle-fusing ATPase-like, producing MEELEEEMASMGFGGPNNQFKDIILSLVLPRTLPRDLSRELRLQPMKGLIIYGPPGTGKTLVARCISEILNAKLKVVRGPEIISTFLGSGEKNLRDIFAPSIRDLEQMGEESPVHVIIFEEIDAFAAKRGANSVTDRIVSQLSTLVDGVREQTNLLVVGTTSRIELIDDGLLRPGRFELLLQLGLPDEDARLRILQVKAKRMQRRFFFDTDIDLSAIASATEGLSLVDVEGLLQTALESALFRGFQGRLFKAEDIQIKKVDIQMALNGFGRDLK from the exons ATGGAGGagcttgaagaagaaatggcGTCCATGGGATTTGGGGGACCTAACAACCAATTCAAAGATATCATTTTGAGCTTAGTTCTCCCTCGTACCTTACCTCGGGATTTATCTAGAGA GTTAAGGCTCCAACCTATGAAAGGATTAATCATTTACGGACCACCTGGAACAGGAAAAACACTGGTTGCGAGATGCATATCGGAAATTCTCAATGCAAAATTAAAG GTTGTGAGAGGGCCGGAGATCATAAGCACTTTCCTAGGATCAGGTGAAAAGAATCTGAGAGATATTTTTGCTCCATCAATTAGAGATCTTGAGCAAATGG GTGAAGAAAGTCCTGTTCATGTAATCATTTTTGAAGAAATTGATGCCTTTGCAGCG AAAAGAGGTGCGAACTCGGTAACTGATAGGATAGTGAGCCAACTGTCAACATTG GTTGATGGCGTTAGGGAACAAACCAATCTATTGGTTGTGGGGACAACTAGTAGGATTGAATTGATTGATGATGGCTTGTTGAG ACCAGGGCGATTTGAACTGCTTTTGCAATTAGGTCTACCAGATGAAGATGCACGGTTGAGGATTCTGCAAGTCAAAGCGAAAAGGATGCAGAGAAGATTCTTTTTCGATACTGACATAGACCTTTCAGCCATAG CTTCTGCGACAGAAGGACTTAGCTTAGTCGATGTTGAAGGTTTGTTACAGACGGCATTGGAAAGTGCATTGTTTCGTGGTTTTCAAGGACGTCTCTTCAAGGCGGAGGATATTCAAATTAAGAAGGTGGACATTCAAATGGCCCTGAACGGTTTTGGCAGAGACCTTAAATAG